One window of Helicobacter winghamensis ATCC BAA-430 genomic DNA carries:
- the pstC gene encoding phosphate ABC transporter permease subunit PstC, which produces MQEKIFKGIFALSALLSIFAVLMICFFLFANAIPTISQIGLFDFLFGMDWYPIEEIFGIFPMIVGSIYVTALAIFIGVPLGVLSAIYLSRFASKREQKYILPAIELLGAIPSVVYGFFGLVVIVPLLATTFNGIPGKSVLAASLILSIMILPTIILVSKASIDALPDSYYEGALALGASKERSVFFALIPAAKSGILASIILGIGRAIGEAMAVIMVAGNQALIPTSVLEGVRTLTTNIVLEMGYAQDLHREVLIANAVVLFVFILLINTCFNALKKEAK; this is translated from the coding sequence ATGCAAGAAAAAATTTTCAAGGGCATTTTTGCCCTTTCTGCCCTTCTCTCAATTTTTGCTGTTTTAATGATTTGTTTCTTTTTGTTTGCAAATGCGATTCCAACAATTAGCCAAATAGGGCTTTTTGATTTTCTTTTTGGAATGGATTGGTATCCAATAGAAGAGATATTTGGAATCTTTCCTATGATTGTAGGAAGTATTTATGTAACCGCTCTTGCAATCTTTATAGGCGTGCCACTTGGGGTTTTAAGTGCAATTTATCTCTCACGCTTTGCAAGCAAAAGGGAGCAAAAGTATATTTTGCCTGCCATTGAACTTTTAGGCGCGATCCCATCTGTTGTTTATGGATTTTTTGGGCTTGTTGTAATCGTCCCATTGCTCGCAACAACTTTTAATGGAATCCCCGGCAAAAGTGTGCTAGCAGCATCACTCATTTTAAGCATTATGATTTTACCAACTATTATTTTAGTTTCAAAGGCTTCCATTGACGCCTTGCCTGATAGTTATTATGAAGGTGCATTAGCGCTTGGTGCTAGCAAAGAGCGAAGCGTGTTTTTTGCACTCATTCCAGCAGCAAAAAGCGGAATCTTAGCTTCTATTATCTTAGGTATTGGGCGTGCAATTGGTGAAGCAATGGCGGTGATTATGGTTGCTGGAAATCAAGCACTCATTCCAACAAGTGTTTTAGAAGGCGTAAGAACTCTTACAACAAATATTGTGCTTGAAATGGGATATGCACAAGATTTACACAGAGAAGTGCTAATTGCTAATGCGGTGGTGCTATTTGTCTTTATCCTTTTAATCAACACTTGCTTTAATGCGCTCAAAAAGGAGGCAAAATGA
- a CDS encoding cytolethal distending toxin subunit B family protein: MKIIALIFLSFSLLFGRIEDYIVGTWNLQGSSASTENKWNVSVRQLITGDNPVNILMVQEAGRVPATARPTGRVIQPGGTPIEEYTWDLGTRSRPNSVFIYYANIDVGARRVNLAIVSARQADEVFVIRQDRIAADVSRPAIGIRIGNDVFFNIHALASGGGDATALVTAVHDTFITRPELSWIIAGDFNRDPASLQSGLDTRITNHIRIVTQNSATHFSRGAANRILDYAVVGRSSSDRRALTLPAITALLMAASVRSHLSSDHFPVRFGNFK; the protein is encoded by the coding sequence ATGAAAATTATTGCATTAATATTTTTAAGCTTTAGTCTGCTTTTTGGCAGAATTGAAGATTATATCGTTGGCACTTGGAATCTACAAGGTTCTTCTGCTAGCACAGAAAATAAGTGGAATGTCAGTGTTAGACAACTAATCACTGGAGACAATCCTGTAAATATCCTAATGGTGCAAGAAGCAGGCAGAGTGCCTGCCACTGCTAGACCCACAGGCAGGGTAATCCAGCCAGGTGGCACACCCATTGAAGAATACACTTGGGACTTAGGCACGCGTTCAAGACCAAATTCCGTGTTTATCTACTATGCAAATATTGATGTGGGAGCTAGGAGAGTAAATCTAGCAATTGTGAGTGCCAGACAAGCCGATGAAGTGTTTGTAATCCGTCAAGATAGAATTGCTGCTGATGTTTCACGCCCTGCAATTGGAATTAGAATCGGTAATGATGTGTTTTTTAATATCCACGCTTTAGCAAGTGGAGGTGGAGATGCGACAGCTTTAGTAACGGCAGTGCATGATACATTTATCACACGCCCAGAATTAAGCTGGATCATAGCCGGAGATTTTAACCGCGATCCTGCAAGCTTGCAATCTGGGCTTGATACAAGGATTACAAACCATATACGCATTGTTACACAAAATTCTGCCACACATTTCAGTAGAGGTGCCGCCAATAGGATTTTGGATTATGCGGTGGTGGGGAGAAGCTCTAGCGATAGAAGAGCATTGACTTTGCCTGCTATTACTGCACTTTTAATGGCAGCAAGCGTGCGTTCGCATTTATCATCAGATCATTTTCCTGTCCGTTTTGGCAATTTCAAATAG
- a CDS encoding PAS domain-containing sensor histidine kinase → MQKKFFLILFSAIFSLVLTLNVPLLLKLKSFFQSQTPFWVFSYLIIEFCVIVLCSALLARFLSMILLKPLQTINFKNLENFPYPELGALIEKIKSQNKAVKTQFKHLKKKKQELQSLTQNMNDGLIFINRTGKILSKNTSAKKYFSNLKRINNILELDNAEFLRLLLQYLRDFKKEKLKSDIRENFTFHYPNNLECEVVFSPIFSQKSKFKGLIIALCDITELKKAQNLRKEFSANVTHELKTPLTSIMVSSEMIKNGLVVQEDLPNFVDKIHLESKRLLEMINEILKISFLDETQALPLTMLNLKEIVQRVYARLELLANKHSITLKLDLQDAYILGIDELLENLVFNLCDNAIKYNHKGGFVKIKLKTSGEFVELAIKDSGIGIPKELQERVFERFFCVDKSRSKKIGGSGLGLSIVKSALKLHNATISLKSDLGKGSEFCVRFALVKSHTKLSRIN, encoded by the coding sequence ATGCAAAAAAAGTTTTTTTTAATTCTCTTTAGCGCGATTTTTAGCCTAGTGCTTACTCTTAATGTGCCTTTACTCTTAAAGTTGAAATCCTTTTTTCAAAGCCAAACACCTTTTTGGGTATTTTCTTATCTTATCATAGAATTTTGCGTTATTGTGTTGTGTAGTGCTTTGCTAGCGCGATTTTTATCAATGATTCTTTTAAAACCCCTTCAAACAATCAACTTTAAAAATCTAGAAAACTTTCCTTATCCTGAACTTGGAGCGTTGATTGAAAAAATCAAATCCCAAAACAAAGCCGTAAAAACTCAATTTAAGCATTTAAAGAAAAAGAAGCAAGAGTTACAATCTCTTACGCAAAATATGAATGATGGGCTGATTTTCATCAATCGCACAGGCAAGATTCTAAGCAAAAATACAAGTGCTAAGAAGTATTTTTCTAACCTTAAGCGCATTAATAATATTTTAGAACTTGATAATGCGGAGTTTTTAAGATTGCTTTTACAATATCTTAGGGATTTCAAAAAAGAAAAGCTAAAGAGCGATATTAGGGAGAATTTTACTTTCCATTATCCAAACAACTTAGAATGCGAAGTGGTGTTTTCCCCCATTTTTTCACAAAAATCCAAATTTAAGGGCTTGATCATTGCGCTTTGTGATATTACAGAGCTAAAAAAAGCGCAAAATTTACGCAAGGAATTTAGCGCAAATGTAACTCACGAGCTAAAAACTCCTCTAACTTCCATTATGGTAAGCTCTGAAATGATTAAAAATGGGCTTGTCGTACAAGAAGACTTGCCAAACTTTGTGGATAAAATTCATTTAGAATCCAAACGCCTTTTAGAAATGATTAATGAAATTTTAAAAATCTCATTTTTAGATGAAACACAGGCGCTTCCCCTTACTATGCTAAATCTTAAAGAGATAGTCCAGAGGGTTTATGCAAGGCTAGAATTACTTGCAAATAAGCATTCCATTACCCTTAAATTAGATTTGCAAGATGCCTATATTTTAGGCATTGATGAGCTTTTAGAAAACTTAGTGTTTAATCTTTGTGATAATGCGATTAAATACAATCACAAGGGAGGTTTTGTAAAAATCAAGCTAAAAACAAGTGGTGAATTTGTGGAACTTGCTATAAAAGATAGCGGTATTGGAATTCCAAAAGAGTTACAAGAAAGAGTGTTTGAACGCTTTTTTTGTGTGGATAAAAGCCGTAGCAAAAAAATCGGCGGTAGCGGTCTTGGACTCTCCATTGTCAAATCTGCTTTAAAACTTCATAATGCCACCATAAGCTTAAAAAGCGATTTAGGCAAGGGCAGTGAATTTTGTGTGCGCTTTGCTTTGGTTAAGTCGCACACAAAATTATCAAGGATTAATTAG
- a CDS encoding RICIN domain-containing protein: MKKILIVLMLALNIYADDPELPDFVEFTTPVSIRSAFSGDIVGFGKDRNWVIRDIPLTEDMLKNDPFKNFNLGAVQFVQLGTQDVCLALGEDGLFTRKPCNADLDSKKYETLYTIIPTTTPAVQIRSFVLDKNECMTVFNNPQLPRGRGIGIRPCDVDSLFSVDLDNLFLLNPPIRDAMLINP; this comes from the coding sequence ATGAAAAAAATATTAATAGTTTTAATGCTTGCACTTAATATCTATGCAGATGATCCAGAGTTGCCTGATTTTGTAGAATTTACAACGCCAGTTTCTATAAGAAGCGCATTTTCTGGAGATATTGTGGGATTTGGAAAAGATAGAAATTGGGTTATACGCGATATTCCATTGACTGAAGATATGCTTAAAAATGATCCTTTTAAGAATTTTAATCTAGGCGCAGTGCAATTTGTGCAACTTGGCACACAAGATGTCTGTCTAGCCTTAGGTGAAGATGGATTATTTACGCGCAAGCCTTGTAATGCAGACTTAGATTCTAAAAAATATGAAACGCTTTATACCATTATCCCCACAACTACGCCTGCTGTGCAAATCCGCTCTTTTGTGCTGGATAAAAATGAGTGTATGACTGTGTTTAACAATCCACAGCTTCCAAGAGGTAGAGGAATTGGAATCCGCCCTTGTGATGTGGATAGTCTCTTTTCTGTAGATTTGGATAATTTGTTTTTGCTTAATCCTCCTATTCGTGATGCAATGCTAATTAATCCTTGA
- a CDS encoding response regulator transcription factor — protein sequence MVFVLEDDTNILELVLYALKSQHIQSQGFLEVETFKEALKTTTPQALVLDVMLPNASGFDILKNIKTNPATQGIPVLMLTALNNEFDKVKGLDLGADDYITKPFSVMEFLARVRAILRRNKESDTICYGILEFSYTTRSVKVCGEPIMLTLKEFELLGFLLKNQNRAFSRDELLEILWGYSYSGESRTIDIHIKTLRKKLGSASKYIQTIRGIGYKISKDS from the coding sequence ATGGTTTTTGTTTTAGAAGATGATACGAATATTTTAGAGCTTGTGCTTTATGCGCTAAAGAGCCAACACATACAATCGCAAGGCTTTTTAGAAGTAGAAACCTTTAAAGAAGCCTTAAAAACAACGACTCCACAAGCCTTAGTGCTTGATGTAATGCTCCCAAATGCTAGCGGATTTGATATTTTAAAAAACATTAAAACAAACCCTGCCACACAAGGTATTCCTGTGTTAATGCTAACTGCGCTAAACAATGAGTTTGACAAAGTTAAAGGTCTAGATTTAGGGGCTGATGATTATATTACAAAACCCTTTAGTGTGATGGAGTTTTTAGCAAGAGTGCGAGCGATTTTAAGGCGCAATAAGGAATCTGATACAATTTGTTATGGAATCTTAGAGTTTTCTTATACTACGCGGAGTGTAAAAGTTTGTGGTGAGCCTATCATGCTCACTTTAAAGGAATTTGAACTTTTAGGATTCCTTTTAAAAAACCAAAATCGTGCCTTTAGTCGCGATGAGCTCTTAGAAATCCTTTGGGGGTATAGTTATAGTGGAGAGAGTCGCACCATTGATATTCATATTAAAACCTTGCGCAAAAAGCTTGGAAGTGCTAGCAAATACATTCAAACAATTCGTGGCATTGGCTACAAAATTTCTAAAGATTCCTAA
- the flgL gene encoding flagellar hook-associated protein FlgL yields MRIGTSSRYTMMQYNQNKTMNSLSNVLAQMNGLKIQYGYQNSSIFNKTLSLDFNINTLTQSKELANNALTFTKHTDTALSELAKSMDNFKTKLVQGANDIHNETSRLAIAKDLRAIRDHFLSIANTSIGGEYIFGGTATTKSPFNADGSYNGNSDVLSALLGSNNSLPYNITGSELFFGSDRDTNRVISTNVPKFNQSKLHPEIMDPSHPTGQGQEVYIKADDPLRDLVGDNDDKTDNNDPEVFYITGRKPDGTAFKSKFEMEVSYTDKGQAPKVQDLLDKIGREFGNTETSKVVDVTLNEWGQIEIKDLTGGRSNIEFSMVSSSYKSPNNQNANPNANPPTDGIGVLDIDELLNSGAKVNSYVQSPFLGSFSSNAITSVEDYNDHRIHTIPTTFRTHTNEIAKTTTLLSDIFPEGVDSIQLSGTAANTAPDTPGAQIQGTTFNITPTSTIQDLMDAIKGAYGDVDVQFSDGKISVIDKNVSKKTPPDQDPNTLPFTGESSLSITLTAQAGGQATNGFRNDYSVEYDRVDFSRNGATLSSNISQVIRGSNEYAKLETKLSEVAGTSLDGHTYNFEVKDVNGTPIKGRIEFRDAGSIMVIDSPAQMNGVNIAGIEVPILQANGNPPQVSGDPTGANDVTYQQLADTLGMVLNLSNSNPGDLQNVFDQNADFNDPANKSAYEAMLGNAKHNVNITLDVNGALQIKDLHRTPTRMEFSLYDSTSDNYTLNAQGRIDGSRPALTFQANSAVVADDPHINFFQQIDQMIEALEVGSYRPGGTNTYGDAMRNPGVQNAILAFDHLADHVNKVHTKNGSQGNAFEYSIERTEVLIVQAKTLRSDTIDTDFAEAYLQFSTLSMGYQAMLSSVSKITQLSLVNYL; encoded by the coding sequence ATGCGTATAGGAACTAGCTCAAGATACACAATGATGCAATACAATCAGAACAAAACAATGAATAGTTTAAGCAATGTTTTGGCACAAATGAATGGCTTGAAAATCCAGTATGGCTATCAAAACTCTTCAATTTTCAACAAAACACTTTCACTTGATTTTAATATCAATACTCTAACCCAAAGCAAAGAGCTTGCTAATAACGCCTTAACTTTTACAAAGCACACAGACACTGCACTAAGTGAACTTGCAAAGAGTATGGATAATTTTAAAACCAAACTTGTGCAAGGTGCAAATGATATCCATAATGAAACTTCAAGACTTGCAATTGCAAAGGACTTAAGAGCTATTAGAGATCACTTTTTATCTATTGCAAATACTTCTATTGGCGGGGAATATATTTTTGGTGGGACTGCTACAACAAAGTCTCCTTTTAATGCAGATGGGAGTTATAATGGAAATAGTGATGTTTTAAGTGCTTTACTTGGCTCTAACAATTCCCTTCCTTACAATATTACAGGCTCGGAATTATTTTTTGGATCAGATAGAGATACAAATCGTGTAATTTCTACTAATGTGCCAAAATTTAATCAAAGCAAATTACACCCAGAAATTATGGATCCATCGCATCCAACAGGACAAGGGCAAGAAGTTTATATCAAAGCCGACGATCCACTAAGAGATTTAGTAGGAGATAACGACGACAAAACAGACAATAACGACCCAGAAGTATTTTATATCACTGGAAGAAAACCAGATGGAACAGCATTTAAATCTAAATTTGAAATGGAAGTTTCCTATACAGACAAGGGACAAGCTCCAAAAGTGCAAGATTTACTAGATAAAATCGGGCGCGAGTTTGGAAACACAGAAACAAGCAAAGTTGTAGATGTTACACTTAATGAATGGGGACAAATTGAGATTAAAGACTTAACCGGTGGGCGTTCTAACATAGAATTTTCTATGGTATCAAGCTCTTATAAATCTCCAAATAATCAAAATGCAAACCCAAATGCAAACCCTCCAACAGATGGAATCGGGGTTTTGGATATTGATGAGCTTTTAAATAGTGGAGCAAAGGTTAATAGCTATGTGCAAAGCCCATTTTTAGGAAGTTTTTCAAGCAATGCAATTACTTCAGTAGAAGATTACAATGATCATAGAATCCACACAATTCCAACAACTTTTAGAACACACACTAATGAAATTGCCAAAACAACAACACTTCTAAGTGATATTTTTCCAGAAGGCGTGGATTCCATACAGCTTAGCGGAACAGCGGCAAATACAGCCCCTGATACTCCAGGTGCTCAAATTCAAGGAACTACTTTTAATATCACGCCAACTTCAACAATCCAAGATTTAATGGACGCCATTAAAGGGGCGTATGGCGATGTAGATGTGCAATTCTCCGATGGTAAGATTAGCGTTATAGATAAAAATGTGTCTAAGAAAACTCCACCAGATCAAGATCCAAACACCCTTCCTTTCACTGGAGAAAGCTCCCTATCTATCACATTAACAGCACAAGCAGGGGGACAGGCAACAAATGGATTCCGCAATGATTATAGTGTGGAATATGATAGAGTGGATTTTTCACGCAATGGAGCAACTCTAAGTTCTAATATCTCACAAGTCATCCGTGGAAGTAATGAGTATGCCAAACTTGAAACAAAGCTTTCTGAAGTGGCTGGAACAAGCCTAGATGGACATACCTATAATTTTGAAGTTAAAGATGTCAATGGAACACCTATTAAAGGACGCATTGAGTTTAGAGACGCTGGAAGTATTATGGTAATTGATAGTCCAGCACAAATGAATGGTGTGAATATTGCAGGGATTGAAGTGCCAATCTTACAAGCTAATGGAAATCCACCGCAAGTCTCTGGCGACCCGACGGGAGCAAATGATGTTACCTACCAGCAATTAGCCGATACTTTAGGAATGGTTTTAAATCTAAGCAATTCTAATCCGGGGGATTTGCAAAATGTATTTGACCAAAATGCAGACTTCAATGATCCAGCAAATAAATCAGCCTATGAAGCAATGCTAGGCAATGCAAAGCATAATGTAAATATAACACTTGATGTTAATGGTGCATTACAAATTAAGGATTTGCACAGAACGCCTACAAGAATGGAATTTTCACTCTATGATAGCACAAGTGATAATTACACACTTAATGCACAAGGAAGAATTGATGGAAGCAGACCAGCCCTAACTTTTCAAGCAAATAGTGCTGTGGTTGCTGATGATCCACATATTAACTTTTTTCAGCAAATTGACCAAATGATAGAAGCCCTAGAGGTGGGCTCTTATAGACCTGGCGGAACAAACACCTATGGGGATGCTATGCGAAATCCGGGCGTGCAAAATGCCATTTTAGCCTTTGATCACCTAGCAGATCATGTTAATAAGGTGCATACCAAAAATGGTTCACAAGGAAACGCATTTGAATACTCCATTGAGCGCACGGAAGTATTAATTGTTCAAGCAAAAACATTGCGTTCTGATACCATTGATACAGATTTTGCAGAAGCATACTTGCAGTTTTCTACGCTTTCTATGGGGTATCAAGCAATGCTTTCTAGTGTTAGTAAAATCACGCAACTCTCACTTGTTAATTATCTTTAA
- a CDS encoding substrate-binding domain-containing protein translates to MKKYALGLLAGLLLSTSAIAENIYPISREQGSGTRGAFVEIFEIQKKVKDKKVDATTQKAEVTNSTGVMITTVAGSKNSIGYISLGSLNDTIKALKIDGVAPSVENINNKSYKISRPFNVVTKATNPLIEDFLKYSISTQAKGIVEKAGYIAVAKESFKSTQPSGKLVIAGSSSVTPLMEKLAESYKLVNPNAILEIQQSDSTTGVNSVVEGIADIGMVSREVKDSEIKKGITPLVLAIDGLAVIVNKDNKVENLTKDSVKKIFLGEITKWQDAK, encoded by the coding sequence ATGAAAAAATATGCATTAGGTTTATTGGCAGGATTGCTACTTAGCACAAGCGCGATAGCAGAAAATATCTATCCTATTTCTAGGGAGCAAGGTTCTGGAACGCGTGGAGCATTTGTAGAGATTTTTGAAATCCAAAAGAAAGTTAAGGATAAAAAAGTTGATGCGACTACACAAAAGGCTGAAGTTACTAATTCAACAGGGGTTATGATTACAACTGTTGCTGGCTCTAAAAATTCCATTGGTTATATCTCTCTTGGTTCTTTAAACGATACGATTAAGGCATTAAAAATTGATGGTGTTGCACCAAGTGTTGAAAATATCAATAACAAAAGTTACAAAATCTCTCGCCCTTTTAATGTAGTTACAAAAGCAACAAATCCACTTATTGAAGATTTCTTAAAATATAGCATTTCAACACAAGCAAAAGGAATCGTTGAAAAAGCTGGTTATATCGCAGTTGCAAAAGAAAGCTTTAAAAGCACACAGCCAAGCGGAAAACTTGTTATTGCAGGTTCAAGCTCTGTAACTCCATTAATGGAAAAACTTGCGGAATCTTATAAGTTAGTTAATCCAAATGCCATCCTTGAAATTCAACAAAGTGATTCTACAACAGGTGTAAATAGTGTCGTTGAAGGGATTGCAGATATTGGAATGGTAAGCCGTGAAGTTAAAGATAGTGAGATAAAAAAAGGCATAACTCCACTTGTTTTAGCCATTGATGGATTAGCTGTTATTGTAAATAAAGACAATAAAGTAGAAAACCTTACTAAAGATTCTGTAAAGAAAATCTTTTTAGGTGAAATCACAAAGTGGCAGGACGCTAAATAA
- the pstA gene encoding phosphate ABC transporter permease PstA: MKRVKTDNLTLTLSYLMRVSMVCVLLIFFVLIGFIFIKGIAHLNLEMFAWEYNSQNISMTPAIINTLNMVLFALILAMPLGVFGAIYLSEYGSKKSKILNMVRIASETLVGIPSIVYGLFGYLAFVIYFGFKTSFIAGGLTLAVMILPLILRSAEEALKSVPMSFREASFALGAGRLRTIFIIILPAAIPGILAGVILSIGRIVGESAALLYTSGSVAKVAGLMDSGRTLSVHMYAISSEGQHINEAYSTAMILIVIVFLINLGSNYIAKKFIKL, translated from the coding sequence ATGAAACGCGTAAAAACAGATAATCTAACGCTAACTTTATCCTATTTAATGCGTGTTTCTATGGTTTGTGTGCTCTTAATTTTCTTTGTGCTTATTGGATTTATCTTTATTAAAGGAATCGCACATTTAAACTTAGAAATGTTTGCTTGGGAATACAATAGTCAAAACATCTCTATGACACCTGCAATTATTAATACCTTAAATATGGTGCTTTTTGCGCTTATTTTGGCAATGCCACTTGGGGTTTTTGGGGCGATTTATCTTAGTGAATATGGAAGTAAGAAAAGTAAAATTTTAAATATGGTTAGAATCGCTTCTGAAACATTAGTGGGGATTCCAAGTATTGTGTATGGTTTGTTTGGGTATCTAGCCTTTGTTATTTACTTTGGCTTTAAAACAAGCTTTATTGCCGGGGGATTAACTCTAGCGGTTATGATTTTACCTTTAATCTTAAGAAGTGCTGAAGAAGCCCTAAAGTCTGTGCCAATGAGCTTTAGGGAAGCAAGCTTTGCGCTAGGAGCAGGGAGACTTCGCACAATTTTTATTATCATCTTACCTGCTGCAATTCCGGGAATTTTAGCCGGTGTGATTTTAAGTATTGGTAGAATCGTAGGAGAATCTGCTGCCTTGCTTTATACTTCAGGGAGTGTGGCAAAGGTTGCAGGATTAATGGATTCTGGGAGAACGCTTAGTGTGCATATGTATGCAATCTCTAGTGAAGGACAGCATATTAACGAAGCATACAGCACAGCAATGATTCTTATTGTGATTGTCTTTTTAATCAATCTTGGTTCAAATTATATTGCAAAGAAATTTATAAAATTATAG
- the pstB gene encoding phosphate ABC transporter ATP-binding protein PstB has protein sequence MKNCFEIKKMSLNYGEFLALKDINMDIKKGKVTAFIGPSGCGKSTFIKSLNRMNDLIEDCKIKGKILFDGKNIYKDYDVNVLRKKVGMVFQKPNPFPMSIYDNITFGPKTHGIKKKSKLDEIVESSLKDAALWDDLKDRLDKSALGLSGGQQQRLCIARTLAVNPEVILMDEPTSALDPISTLKIEELILRLKKEYTIVIVTHNMQQAARISDQTAFFLLGEVIEFDDTNKIFNNPKDKKTQDYVNGRFG, from the coding sequence ATGAAAAATTGTTTTGAAATTAAAAAAATGTCTTTGAATTATGGAGAGTTTCTAGCCTTAAAAGATATTAATATGGATATTAAAAAGGGCAAGGTTACTGCATTTATAGGACCTAGCGGTTGTGGAAAATCTACTTTTATTAAAAGTCTAAATCGTATGAATGATTTAATAGAAGATTGCAAAATTAAGGGAAAAATTCTATTTGATGGCAAAAACATTTATAAAGATTATGATGTCAATGTCTTGCGCAAGAAAGTGGGAATGGTGTTTCAAAAGCCAAATCCCTTTCCTATGAGCATTTATGATAATATCACCTTTGGACCAAAAACACACGGAATTAAGAAAAAATCAAAACTTGATGAAATTGTGGAATCCTCTTTAAAAGACGCGGCGTTGTGGGATGATTTAAAAGATAGGCTTGATAAATCCGCACTTGGATTAAGTGGCGGACAGCAACAAAGACTTTGCATTGCAAGAACACTTGCGGTAAATCCTGAAGTGATTTTAATGGACGAGCCCACAAGCGCACTTGATCCTATTTCTACCCTTAAAATAGAAGAGTTAATTTTACGCCTTAAAAAAGAATACACCATTGTTATTGTTACGCATAATATGCAACAAGCCGCTAGAATCTCTGACCAAACTGCGTTTTTCCTACTTGGAGAAGTGATTGAATTTGATGACACAAACAAGATTTTTAACAATCCAAAAGATAAAAAAACACAAGATTATGTTAATGGGAGATTTGGTTAA